A stretch of DNA from Bactrocera neohumeralis isolate Rockhampton chromosome 6, APGP_CSIRO_Bneo_wtdbg2-racon-allhic-juicebox.fasta_v2, whole genome shotgun sequence:
CGTGTGCGTAGAAATCTCAATGGCGATGGTACCTCAAATGTGAAGAATTTCTTGAAGAGCCAAAGCAATGCTTTAAGGACCTCAGCTTCGGGGAGAGTTTCCATGTGACGCGCATGTGGTCCAATAATCCAACCTTGTAGTATGCGTGGTTGGCAGGAGACACGATAAAAGCCGAACACGCTCTCCAACCAAAAGTACTCAGAGTTACGCAATTCCGCCAAGTCATCGTCGcgccaaagaaaacaaaagccCGACCAATCAACTGGTGCGAAAGGTTCAGTGAATTCCAGGAAAAACTTGTCGACTGTACCCAATTTGAGACCGTCAATGGCGCGGCATTTGGCAAGCGGTAGTGCAGGTGTAAACATTTCTTTGTGGTTTTCTTTGAGCACGCCCAAAGATACGGTGCAGATGACATGATCCGTCTCGATTAATTCACCGTTCCAAAGACGTATGAGCACGTCACCGCTTTTTGTTCGCCATTCAATATTTTGCACGCGCGCATTAAATTGTATGCGCTTGTTTAGCAAACCCATATCGTCTTTTGCTGTTTCATCCTTCTTCGCTTGCATTAATAGACGCAGAAAACTGCGAAAGCCTTTATCTTTCCAGTTTAGCAGTAGATCGCCTTCACATACCCAATATTCGAGATGACCTTGGCCGGAAACTTCGAAAAGGTGATCTGATGCTTCAATTGAACTTTCGAATTTCTTGTAGTTTTCGAAGAACTCACGCGCCACAGTCTTATCAATTTCCGGCGACTGTTGCAAATCGCGCCAAAAGGCCTCTGTGAGATATGTGCCTAAAGAGCCTTCGTAACCCTTCAAGCCCTCCTGACGTTCGGGTATCAAATTAAAGGCGATTGACTTGAGCGTATTTGCCACTGTTTCGGAAAGCACCTCCTTGTTGGAGCGCACGCATTTGTAGTCATCGTATATGTCACCTGTTGGCTGCAGCATATCCAAATTGCACACCGTCTCATAAATAACATTACCTTTTTCACCGTGACACCATTGTGCCCCCAAGTCGACTACGTTATCCGCAAAGGGTATTGTGTGTACGCGTCCGCCATAACGATTTTCAGCCTCGAGCAGCAGAACATTTTCGAATCCCGACTGTAGGAGCCTTGTGGCTGCAGCTATACCTGCAGAGCCGGCGCCAATAATTACAATACGCGCTGATTTCATTGATTTCACCTTTGTTGTCTTTTGTCcgtttgttgttgccgttgacATACCTTCTGGCCGCTGGCAAATGCTCTTGTTTATGGCAATGTCGCTGTGCGCTTTCTTTTTGTTTCGTATTATCTCACTTAAATCGTATGAAACTATCTCTTTGCACGCTCTATTTCGGTTAGTTGTGCGTTGAGCGAGCGTATTGTCACATACACGTCTTATTATATCGGCGTTCGCTGAGCAACTAACTTGTGGCACCGTCGCTTTGTCATTGTCGTAGCTCCCACCACCAGCTGTTATGCTAATCCGGTCGAGGGTGCTGATAGTGGTGGCGATAGCGCTCACGAGCGTGTGTGCGAGCGTTGGCCATGCGACGCGAGTGCattgaatattcaaaaattggcgAGCGCACCAGCGTATGTGTGtcataattgaaatatttgattggaaaaatttgtgtttgtttacatttatatttcttaactttttgTTTGACATTGATATTGTTTAGGCTTAGTTTCACATTGCCGATTTGAgttcaaaactaaaaaacaacacCGGTAAACAGTTTGCGATCCGTTTAATAATAACAGCTGATTTCATGAAGTTACAGAAACTACTGTGAATTGAGTTTTAAATACGACTAATGTAGTTATTGAATTCATTCGATATACGAGCTCAGATCGTTGCTGCTTCCTTTGTGTggcgacttcaaattaaaatgtgGACCCTTCTATTGCATTTTTGACgtaaaaatattatcataaaatacatgtttatcaatttttcaattaatatttgtagaacttttaatttaagataaaaAGTAGAGCGACCGTCATAATGTGATCGTTAGAAATGTTTCGACCAACGTCAAACAAGTTTTTGTGATGAGCAGGTACGAACCAAGAAGTTTTACAAACCATAAGTAAAAAAAGAGAACTCTGAATAAATGGCTGATATGCTCTACAGTGAGAGAAACGGCTGATTTAGCGGcgatttattaataatttcagCAAAACTCACGCTATTTTTATACGCATAATTTTGTATTGTAggtaaatattcataaaatgttGGTATCAGAAGAggtataatctgaagaaaatcCCTCTAAGTATTTTATCACGAGTATCTTTATCTATTAGTTCATCCTTTGAGGAGCGGAAACtcaagggatcgtctcagtgtgaaattttcgaaaaatcgattttgttttgTGCATTATTGGATAGTATAAACTGTactaaatattctttcaaatattgaaatcgaaattaaaattattacggtcgctacagcgtttcttgtagaaagtgAACAGAGTGGGGAACGTAGCGACcccaatctttaaacgcgtttttctcagaatggtgtttttcaaaccggtttccactctcaaaggaagagttttaAAGATAactagttccaatttggagaaaacattttaacgtcattctctatcacgctatggaagcttttttttaatcttcctattttttctacgaaaaactgtcgtAAGATATAGtcaaattcgatactttttgttcaaaccgtCGCGACGgtcgccattttgtcaaattaaaaaatctctccatagcgactttcctacagattaataatctttttgaaattctcGTTTTAGACCAAAATTGCGACCGAAATCGTAGACATCGTACAGGACCTTTTTTTAcctgtcatttcaacaatttatttaactattatacactcgataaacaaacataaaaaatcattttgtattcgtcatcaatgtatttatttataaaaaaaactaggccgattagttaatttcaacactaaaaaaaaataacactgaGACGATCCTTTAACCTCATTACAGCATCGTAATGCATGGATCCGATGAAAAAAGATTTGTCTTCCATTGTGTTAGTTCATATTTGTTTCGAGTGtgataaagtgaaattttcgaaGGTATTTGTTTCCAGCCGTCTTATGTAGAATATGTCGGCTAGTATAATTATAACTTATATATAgcacataaaaaattgcttgtaTTCTGATCCATGAGTTTGCTTCTTGCGAGTTGCTTTTTTACTTGTTATCAATAATATAGCtgttgatatatgtatactacaCTGAAAAAGCACTCGCTTGGACACTGACATTGAAGTTACAAAAAAGAATTTAAGTATAATATGCGAGAATTCGGCATCAATTCGGACATCATCAAAGCGACAACAAtgactaatatttaaaaaattcattgataTCGAACCCTGCTGAAGTTCaccaatttttcgtttttgccaATTTCAGCATGTTGTTAATTCGATTACGAAACGATAATGGCGTCAAGATGaaagttgattttttaattaatcagaGCTAAATCAAACATTTCTTCAGAATTTCGTTGTGGAGCCGCTATACGCGCAATGTCCATAAAGCGGATACTGGTTGCTTGCACTAGCCCTCATATCAGTTAAAAGACAATGctaattattatatgtatgtagatataatgGATAATATAGAGCCTGAGCGGAAATGGAAGACGATTATCTCACAAGGCTTACTCTTCCCTTGAATACAATTAAACTTGGTAATCCtgcaattttcttcaatttaacAAGTCTTACTGTTATATACTCGTACTTTATGATGCTGCTGCCTCTATTCTCTCTCGTTTCTAGCAAATACTCGTACGTAATAATTACTATTATATTAcagaatacatacatagataagtatatacatatgtatattcatgcgGTTGTTTGTTTTGAAAGTTTGTTTGTCTGCAGGTTAGGAAcattaattaagttttaattgCCTTAAGCAAATCATACAGTAGCGTATATTACAAGAAATATGGACTCTTACTGCGATAATCAGAGTGAGAGGAGATAATTATGCCAGAACTTTTAATAAGTAGAGTTCAATTTATTTCTTACAAATTAAaagaatgcaaataaaaatgtgtgctttttagttattagaaaaaaaaacttgaaatgttTGTAGGGATGATTTTTTAATGGTAAGTAATTTTGAACACAGTAgggaatatacatttttttattccctGAATGGGATATATTAAGCTTAAGACGAATTTTGCAGTACCCAGAAGCAACTCCCACGTTtgcctaaaaatatatagttaggtatataaatgatcagcgcggccagctgtgtcgatttagatagatccgtctgtctgtccctcTGCAGATACATAAAATAATCCCTCAGTTtatgaaatatcgatctgaaattttgcacacgtcctatTCTCTCCACAAAGCAGCACATTTGTCGGAAAGCTCATATCGGATATAGCAGCCTTCCAAACCGACAACTGACCGACCGAAATCTTCTTGTATGTGaggcatttttatttgaaaaaatatcggCACGATATTCGGCATTGATTATTGTCGAAGGCACCGCCACAATCTCTAATCATATTAGTATATCATAGCACATAGCTGCGACACTTTTTATACCACTCTATGAAGGGTACTATAGCtccggtgcagccaaagtttaatttttatactcttgcaacttgttcctacaaagtataatagttttgttcatgcATCACCTACAACTAAGCGagataaatatagggttatgtatatataaatgatcaggatgacggaaaagttgaaatctgggtggatttctgtctgtccgttcgtctgtctgtgTTGATAAAAATCGGTATACgcgttccttagtacaaaaaaaaattcgagttcgtagatgggcgtaatcggaccactggcacgcccacaaaacgccattaaccgaaaacctataaagtgccataactagcacagaggatcgcagtagctaGGAGCTTAGCCCCGCCctataataagtttaatgtgcagatctcctaaactactaaagctacaacaaccaaatttgatgAGCGGAAATATCATAAGAACCCCTACCGAGAGTATAAAAgcggatgaaatcggaagatagccccgctcactcctcatataacggtactgttaaaaactactaaaagcgcaataaatcaatcaTTAATTACGccattaaattacattaaattttacctctgagatggtatgagagggctttatgggagcAAGAATTGACGATGGGCGCGGCATCGCGCATCACATTTCTGAGGAtccgaccgaccgatttcgactaaatttagtacgtgacaTTCTGCTCATATTAATATGTCACAGTGGGTAAATGGGACCACAACCATTCCTATTTTCCATACAACCCAATTTTAAATCCGTTTGACTCTTTCCTTTCTGGTGCACATTATCAAGAAGTTATTAATATAACAGGATACAAATTTTCActtataattcctttaaagtacgccaccttatgaccaaaagttgtccaaatccaaccaaaactgttcaagcccctaggctCCGAAAATGTGGGTCCCAGTATCTTTAGTTGACTTTTGGCCGAAAATATCGGCCGATGTATgtgatatacaattgaaattcagagagaagaTTTTCTGACATTAGTAacatcgggtcaatacttccaagaatataatataaagattttcgacctccaggtgactttatgctggatatattggcaaatatttgagttatctcaatgaaaattgcagaacctgttttactcataacagcatatctttgtgcctaaaatgggaGTTTCCCCAAACACAAAACcagctgaaaaaaaaatatatctttgtgtcaaaataaatacaatttgttGAAAACTCTTAGTTCCCAAATAACTATTagcaggattttcgaacatccgacttGACTTTGcttcatatgattggtgattgtatgtgaggtatcttaatgaaacccagggaacattttttagtatgtggcatgattaTAGTTAATAACttgataaaatcgggtcgaaaGTACCTCAACTACgtttaatgattttcgtttttctaacaaatcttacgTCGAATTTGTTGGTCAGTGTATGATTTATAtaaagttatgtatatataaaactgcttagATTCCGGTCCTCTGGTTGGCGTTTTACATTTTAAGGTATTTCTCtgacaggttgcaagagtataaaatgttcggttgtatccgaacttagcgctttcttacttgtttttattaaaattcagcTTAGCAGTGTCACATAAgaatatttgttatatacataatatggTATATAATACTCAAAAATTATACATCAACTGTacttacaataacaacaatctATTGCATATTTCTTAATACTTATACAAGGATAATAGCTTTGTCGACAAGTATGTAGTATGTAGCTTCATAAGCGTATATGTGTATCTCAGCACTCTTTGACCGATTATTTAGGCCAGATAACAAATAAATCTATCCACTTTCCAGAAAAAATGCTTTGAAAGCTTTTCCGCTTGAGCGTACAATTTCTTCATACTCATCACCTAAGCCCAACGAAGCCTGTTTcaaaaaaaaggcaaataaataataatcggAGTTGCTAACGTCTTCTTCACGTGTCTATAGATGCGTAAGCAAAGGCAAACCAGAAGCCACCCTTAAGGCAAACGTttgcaatttatatatttcaatattttcaacagCGCTACTGGCAGTAAGGGTACAGTTCACAACTGTTGAGATTTGGTACACATCCTATTATGCCAttgtcatattttatttatagctAAATGCGTGCATGCGTTtgcttaaatgtaattttaaattttcaataagtttttCCACGACTTTTGTGCCTTTTCAACATTTTGTGTACTTGTGGGGGCGCCTCTGCAAgcaagtaaatatatacatacatatatttatatgtgtgtatttatgtggGAGTCACCCCCAAACGCTTTGACTCtgataatattcaaatttactGTGGTAACCAATAACCACAACTCTCTCTCTTGCCGTCTGCCCTCACCCCATTTCCTTATCTGTACTTTTTCATTACTCCCGTGCAGCATGAAGTCGAGTACATATTAATAAGTTGTGTATATTATCGATTTTTGCGGCATCACATTTCAGCGGCCTTCGACAGTACGCAAATAATTCATGTGCTCAGGTGAATTGAAGCATGCACAAAcgagtacgtacatacatatgtacatattttttactgcactacataattataaatagtTTTCAAGTTTTCACAATAACGAGTATGGCATAAATatgataatatgtatgtatggcggataagtttttatatgaaagtaaatatttcatatgaaacacaagaaaaagcgttaactgCGGCTGTagcgaagctgtaatacccaTCATACATAGCTGCAATTCGAATAGCATTATTGGGTATCATAATATCTTTAGCCTTATTTGAATCGGTTAGTTTATATGGCATTAATGTGCTATAGTGCTTCGATCAGAACAGTATATTCGGAAATTGTAGCATtgacttggaaaataatttgtaccaaatttcgtgaagatatcttatcaaataaaaaacttttccataaaaGAATTTGATCTTTattgtacagtttgtatggcagtcatatgctatagttgtccgatctaaacaatttgtggGAAGATTATCACgttgtcttggataataatatGTGGCAAGTTTCGTAAAGATAATATATattctcaaataaaaagtttcccatacaaggactttactttgatcgtttagtttgtatgacagttacgtatacatatgctatagaggtccgatatcgacgtTAACGACAAATGAATAGCtttttgggaagaaaaggacgagtgcaaaatttcagaatgatatctcaaaaactgaggaactaatGCCCGTATATATAAATTCGAATTCGTCTGGACTGACAGACATACGGACATCgattcagctcgtcacgctgctcatttgtatacattatttgtactatacaagtatttaaagtttccttctgggtgttactaGCTTCggggcaaacttaatatgccctgttCGGGGTATAATTATATGCAAACACAATTATCTATGTAagtctatatgtatatgaaataatttatttgtcttCATTTACTCCAATGAAATTAAACCAGCCTAATTCCACATTTTGTCCTTgctcttttaatttcaaaagtttaCTTTGACCTTCACACAAGTTGATGGTTGAAAAAAAACCAAGTCATAATGGTCAAATTTTAATCACTTTTGATGATGTAAAATAAAACCCTACAAAGGCagataatatattttctataactatgtatgtatgtatatacatagcaGCAGAAAATAGGACAACGATTGTGCGCTGTTAATTACCAACTTTACCCCAATTTTAATACGAGGGCGGTTTGAGAATTCCAATTTTACAAGGTAACATTTCTTACTTTCGTGGTTTCTTTTACCTGCTGCTTTGAACACatacaatttataaaattcgCTAAAGGCACTGAAGGCCAAGCCAACCGAAGATTATAACAAGTGTGTATAGGATAAACTGGATTAGGTGCTGGCATGCTTGTATTGGCTCATGGGAGTATTTTGAAGACGATCTTTACtagttttgtattaaaatacgtaaaaatccgggtcaaatttgatcacatttTATATAGTAGCTACAGAAAACTTATAGTAGTTTTTAAGAAACTGTTGGAGGAGAAACGATTCTTAAAGCGCAGACAATGAAAATAGATCGCTGTGACcagtaaatttaatttgcattgaGAGAAATATTGTCAAAAGTTCATTACTACTCGTTTGACAAGTCTTCGCGATAATAACATTTCAAATTaagagaaattgaaaaaataaggtggaaaaatactgaaaattttatcaaatctATAGAGCTATTGAATGGTGCTAATTGGAATTAACGCGAAAAACTGACGTTACTGAGGTCGAAACAGTGTGTAAATCTTTACATAACATGCTAGGCAAGATGTCATGACATTTTGAGCTCcttttccaaagggaatttatctgttaaggggttacatgggttttggggtttaaaaaatcgtattttttattttcttattaaattctacaacacctctagataTAGATctatattgtcctaaattttcaagttgttctaAGTAGTAGTTTCGAagatacagtcttgagaacttgtgctgctaccgtctttaaacgcatttttctcgaaactgtgtttttgaagtcggatttctcaagaactatttaaccgatcttcatttaattttacacaggtcttggggataaaattcttaaagacttggatgaaggatttttttttttcgattacaactatttggaaaaaaatgtcgcgatattttcactgaaatttaaattttttgtaaaaatgtctgccaaaaattcaaatttctgttttttccttcgttcaagttctaaattaagtttttaacgAAAACACGGATTTTTTTCACCGGAATTGGTGTCGCAatgaccgagtttaaaatattttttttccaaaaatttcagaatttctttgccaatagtgtatgtttgtaacaataaaaaattctaataaaatatttaattttttataagagaaagaaactgttgaaaaaatgctgttttttacccgaggaaactcatgtaaccccttaagataCAAGGGTagaaaggaaatttttttgcttactCTTTGAGTTCCGTTCgaacagttttatattttacaaaataacttTTTGTATTAATCCAAGAaatttatctatgtatatagtatatcaacaGGTAAAATTGAACCTCTAATTATAGGTGTAGTGGGACATTTTAAAGCCTAATAACGAAAGTATTAAGAATAAAACAGTATTACTTGTTCtaatagaaaacaaattttagattGTTAGTGAAGAGAAAATGTTAATCGGAATTCAAGAttccaaaaactttttatttatcagTGATCAGAGAGATTAACTGAGAGACAATTACTAATTTCTCTTGGTAAGTTTTCCGGAATATACTCGAACATTTCCCTGTATTTTTGAGATACATGTACTAGTCCCTTGCTTTTTGAGAtataaatcttttgaaaaaaagagTTTGGAAAGGGCAAAgttatcatacaaactgatcgaacaaaataaaattcttgtatggaaaacatttttatttcaaaatatgttctctcgaaaattttaatagattATTATGCAAGGCAGCGCTAAAATCTCCGAACAAATGGTTTAGATCGGACGTCAATACCATATAGCTACTATACaagctgaccgatcaaaatagcgcccttgtatggacaactttttatttgacaagatatttttatgaaatttgccgaaattatattttaagatgGCGCTACAGTCTCCGAGTATATTGACctaaccactatagcatatagctgctattaAAACTGACCaattaaaatcaagataaaagtattttctacccttttatgctatatgaaatgcagctgtgaaggatattatagctttcgttaaaattttttcttgtgatATCTTCAAATTGCTGAGttaaaattaagattaattAACACAGCAAAACATAGAAAGAGACTGAGTGCCGTGAGAATTTTTCTATTCACTTTTATACAATTATGTTGCCATAGTGCATCCTTTGTAGAAGTTCTGTTAATTACTGCTTACCATAAGCAACATGTTGTCTCCATTGGCAATATTAACTcaagtaaaattattaaaaagaaaacggCAGCGAAAGTTACTTAGCCTTGTAGCATcgtacatttgtaaaaaaaaacataaattggtGTGCCACAGCCACAAAAAGGAGGAAAGCTAGGCTAAGCGACTAGAAAAATTTTAAGCGCCAATTCACATCCATAAATATGAGTTAAAAGTATACGGTTTTGTATTGAAATAGCTAAATATACACTCATCTACATTTCTATGGATACTTTGCGAAGATAGCGGGAGAAATGCGCATTAGTCTTCTGAATGAATGAAGCACGTTTTTAGCtcaaatttaactttttcaaatatttgtgtataattACAGCAAATATTTGAGCGCGAAAACTGTCACACTTCACACATAATACTT
This window harbors:
- the LOC126763295 gene encoding peroxisomal N(1)-acetyl-spermine/spermidine oxidase-like, whose product is MSNKKLRNINVNKHKFFQSNISIMTHIRWCARQFLNIQCTRVAWPTLAHTLVSAIATTISTLDRISITAGGGSYDNDKATVPQVSCSANADIIRRVCDNTLAQRTTNRNRACKEIVSYDLSEIIRNKKKAHSDIAINKSICQRPEGMSTATTNGQKTTKVKSMKSARIVIIGAGSAGIAAATRLLQSGFENVLLLEAENRYGGRVHTIPFADNVVDLGAQWCHGEKGNVIYETVCNLDMLQPTGDIYDDYKCVRSNKEVLSETVANTLKSIAFNLIPERQEGLKGYEGSLGTYLTEAFWRDLQQSPEIDKTVAREFFENYKKFESSIEASDHLFEVSGQGHLEYWVCEGDLLLNWKDKGFRSFLRLLMQAKKDETAKDDMGLLNKRIQFNARVQNIEWRTKSGDVLIRLWNGELIETDHVICTVSLGVLKENHKEMFTPALPLAKCRAIDGLKLGTVDKFFLEFTEPFAPVDWSGFCFLWRDDDLAELRNSEYFWLESVFGFYRVSCQPRILQGWIIGPHARHMETLPEAEVLKALLWLFKKFFTFEVPSPLRFLRTRWYTNPNFRGSYTFRSVYADELRAGGWDLAAPLTADSDGKPLLQFAGEATHTHFYSTVHGAVESGWREAQRLITYYLGRTSQL